The nucleotide window atttgtttgtttttctacggataagaaactaaaaaggaaattctttcttgttttagaTAAGGGCAATTCCGTCAATAAAGCAAAATAACAAAACGATAGTTTTTAGTTGTCCTTTCTTACCTTTCTACACTTTAATTTTAGGTAGGTGATGATATCATATGATAAGAAAGGATTTGAGGTTATTTCTTCTCACACACAACACCATAAACTTCGTTACAATTCTCACCGGCCGGTGACTGGAGAAGACTTCCGGCGAAATAGAGAAGTAATTCTTGCAGAGGTACAGAGTGGTTTGTTGTCACTATATTGATATCTTTCATGGTCAATAGAGAAAGGGAGAAATaaagagtgtttgttttttgaaggaaaaagagagagaaaatgaatgaaaatagtaatggaAGAGGAGGGATAGGAAGTGTTGAGAGTGAATATATAAGAAGACATCACAAACATGGTGATCTTGCTGACCATCAGTGTAGTTCTGCTCTTGTCAAGCACATCAAAGCTCCAGTTCATCTTGTAaagttttcaactttttttttccggttttccttttaattttctatatttgtATCCATGTGCTGTATGTACTgatatgtatgtgtgtgtgtcttttcttttggattttggTATCTGGGTTTTCTTTATATTGGTCATTGCTTTGTTTTTAAGTGTGTTTTGTATGTGAAGATTCTGAAAgtgtggttttttatttttatttttggattggtCCTGATCTATGATCATGTTTCCTTTTTTAGTTTAGATGACTGTCTATTGACTATGGAGTTGTTTTTCTCGTTTTTTGTGTCTTTGATTAATGAACCTCTTCCTTCTACTTCTGTTTGGATGCTAAGAAAAGTCAGGAAAAGAGGAAAGAGATAATTATTCATGTTTTGGATGTATAATTACAATGTTTACAgttcaatacttcaatttaacATTTTGGTTTGGAATATGCAAGTATCGgtcttctgtttttttgtttcctctCGAATTCAATGAAACacaaatttctttcttaaaatcagttttttttttggttttctttcttcattaTGAGTTCTTGAAGTCTTTTCAGGCACAGCTGTGAATTTTCCATTTTGCCACTCTTTTCTAAACTGTACTGTTTAGGCTCTTGGAAAATCATGGAACTGAAGAATCAGAAGTTTGAGTTCTGTCCAATAGAAAAATGTTAAAGTTTGAATTAAAGAAAACCAGGCAGTCCActacaatttaattaattgaaactaTTCATTTAGTTGTTCCTTTTCACTTTTTAATTGGGACGAATAACGTGAGATGTGCCATGGATGTCTTTTTCATGCACTGTTCTTACCAGACATCTGGATGGTTTGTATTAGAGAATCATTTCGAAAAAAGGATGCATGTTAAAGGGGATTCAATTGCGGAAACGATTTGCCCTTCAAGAATATCTCGGATTCTATTCTCGTTGGAATTTGATAGTTAACTAATttcatttagttgtttttttatggtttactTATTCCAGAAATATTCCTTCTATCCAATAGGTTTGGTCATTGGTGAGGAGATTTGATCAACCACAGAAGTACAAGCCTTTCATCAGCAGGTGTGTTGTGCTGGGAAATCTTGAGATTGGGAGTCTTAGAGAAGTAGATGTTAGGTCAGGGCTTCCTGCCACCACAAGCACTGAAAGATTGGAACTTCTGGATGATGATGAACATATCTTCAGCATCAGGATAGTTGGCGGGGATCACAGACTTAAGGTATGGAATCCACTGGCTCTTTGctttttcttgatatatatgTTTGATCTCTATTTCCTGTAAATTTGAACTTTTAGATTCCTGAAAAGTTCAAATTTTGCTGCACCCTCTGCCTTGTGATCTGGAATTCTCAAGTTCACACGCCTGTCTTGTACATATTTTGAGTCTGTAGGAGAGTTGATTTGTTGCCATTCAAAATTTGCAGATAGaacatgtttttgaaatttaggtCTCTGAGGTTGACATGTTTTGAtgttatactatttaaaatttcCACTTGAatggaatccaaaacagaaccAGGTTTTGCTTTCTTTGTCATTGTCTGCTTCCAAGTTACAGAGACTATTG belongs to Populus nigra chromosome 18, ddPopNigr1.1, whole genome shotgun sequence and includes:
- the LOC133677978 gene encoding abscisic acid receptor PYL8-like, which codes for MNENSNGRGGIGSVESEYIRRHHKHGDLADHQCSSALVKHIKAPVHLVWSLVRRFDQPQKYKPFISRCVVLGNLEIGSLREVDVRSGLPATTSTERLELLDDDEHIFSIRIVGGDHRLKNYSSVISLHPEIIDGRPGTLVIESFVVDVPDGNTKDETCYFVEALIKCNLKSLADVSESHAVQDRTEPIECM